The segment TCATGCAAAACACACAAGAAAGGTTCACCATGATGAAGAAACTCCTGGCCGCCGCGGCCGTCCTCGCGCTCGCCGCGTGTTCCCAGGCGCCGGCAGGGTCCGGGGCGAGCGAGACCGCGTCGTCGGCAGCCACTCCGAGCGCGTCGGCGACCGCCACGCCGAGTGCGACGCCCGCCGACGAGGTCAGCGCCTACCATCACATCGTCGCCACCAGCCCCGAGACCAGCGACATGGCGCTCATGCTCGCCGGCCCGGAGAACGTGGCCGTCATCTCCGCCTCGTCGCTGAGCCCGATGGGGCAAAACCCGGAGCTTGCGCGGCAGGTCCCCGAGCGGCTCGAGACGGGCATCAACCCCGACGCCGAACAGATCCTCTCCTACAACCCGGACCTGGTGGTGATGACGACCCGCTTCGATTCGGAGACCGGTGTGGTCCAGCAGCTGCGCGACTCCGGTGTGGAGGTGCTCGACTTCGACGGCCACGAGTTCGACACCCCCGAACTCTACGCGGAGGCCGTCAAGAAGATGGGCGAGAAGCTGGGTATGCCGGCCACCGCGGCTGGGCTGACCAACGAGTTCCTCGGGCGGATCGCGCAGGTGGATGCGGACCTGGCGAAGATCGAGAACAAGAAGAGCCCGGCCGTCCTCGAACTCATCGCGCGCGGCGGCAAGGTCATGGCCATGGGGGCCAACAACGTGGTGCCCGGGCTGGCGATTCGCGCCGGGGCCACCGACGCCGGCGCGGCGGCGGGCATCACCCGCACCATGCCGATCGACGCTGAAACGCTCCTGCTGGCCAACCCCGATATCCTCTTCGTGGAGGATTTCCGCGGATCTGGACTCGAGCCTTTCCAGGATCTTCTCGACAACCCGGCGCTGGCGGACGTGCCGGCGATCAAGAACGGGCGCGTGGTGCTGCTGCCCATGAATGAGGCATCCTCCACGGCCGGCCTGCAGATGTACAAGGGCTACGCCACGATCGCCGCCGAAGTGCAGAAGTAGGAAGCAGAAGTAAGGGGTCAGTCCTCCTCGGGGAGCACCTTCTCCTCGGGGATGTTGGGCAGCTCGGTGAGCTCCTCGTCGCCCGTGTGCAGGGTGCGGTAGACCGACCAAGCGATCGCCATGAGCGGGATCGCGATGACGGCGCCCACCAGGCCCCCGGCGAATCCTCCAGCCGCCACGCCGATCGCCACCACGATCGGGTGGAGCGCCACCTGGCGTCCCATGATGAGCGGCTGGAGGAGGTGGCCCTCGATCTGCCCGATGCCGGCGATGCCGATGCCGACGATGATGAACTTGACCAGGCCTCCCGTGGCGAGGGCGACTATCATCGCCACCACCATCGCGGCCGGCGCGCCCACCAGCGGGATGAAGGTGCCGATCAGCACGAGCACCGCGAGCGGGGCCGACAGCGGCACGCCCACGATCGACAGGAAGATGAAAGCCAGGATGCCGTTGATCACCGAGATGATCACGGTTCCGCGGGCGTAGCCGGAGAAGGAGACCCAGCCGGCGGTGGCGCCCAGGTGGGTGCGGTAGCGGTTACGGGCCGGAAGAAGGTTGAGGAACCACAGCCACATCTGCGGGCCCTGGGCGAGGAAGAAGAAGGTGACGAACACCGACAGCGCCAGGATCGTCATGACCATCGCGAAGCTGGAGGCGTTGGCCATGACTGTCTGCGCGATCGTGCCGGCGTTTGACCGCACCCAGTCCGTTCCGCTGGACACGGCGTTGGAGATAGCGTCGGAGAGGTCCTGGCGGGAGAGGTGCCAGGGCAGGTCATCGCGAGTGAAGAAGTCAAGGATGGAGTTGACGCCATCTTGGAACTGGCTGGCGAGCGAGTCCCATTCGTTGGCCACCGAGTAGACGACGTAGCTGAGCATTCCGCCGAACACGATGAATCCGAAGAGCATGCCGAGGGCGGTGGCGGCCGTGCGGGGCATGAACTTCGACAGCCACGTCACGATCGGGTAGAGCACCGCGGTGAGAACGAAGGAGAGGAAGACCCCCAAAAAGACCTCCGTCACCGCGCCCAGGAGCCACGTGATCGCGACAACGACGATCCCCAGCCCGATCAGCATCCAGGACCCGAGCCCGAATTTGGCTAGCCAGTGCGGGATGCCGAGCGCCGATTGCATGCCCGGTGGGGCCGCCACCATGCCGCCCCACGTGCCCGCCGACTTCTGCTCGGCGGCCTCGGCGCCCTGCGCGTCTGCTTCGGCGCCCTGCGCGTCCGCCGCCGGCGTGTTTTCTCGCTTGAAAAGCCAACTCATCATGCTTCGAGCCTACTCGGTTGAGCGAGCGGGAACGAACCCGGCCCAACTGGGCGCTCCCCGGTCCTGCGTCCCGCTGCGTGTCGTGCCGCCCGTGCGCGGCATCAACACCGCGCTCCCCGCGCCCGCGTTCCACCGTGCCCCGCCCGCCCGCGTCGTTAACTGGTGAATCTGAGAGGTTTCGTTGCCGAAAACGAGGTTTCTAGGCGCAGGCTCACGAGTTAGCTACGTGTCGTGACGCCCTGCGGGAGACATATCGCATAATCTGCGCCCACCAGTGGCATATATACGGAATATACTCAAACAATGGGAGTATGGACGAGAAGAATAAGGACGTAAAACAGAGCGAACCGCTCGACGCTAACTCATCAGCAACCTCGGAGCTTGCCGCGCTCCTCTCGGTTGAGCAAGAGATCAACGCGGCCGACATCCAAGAAGAACCCGTCGAACTCGCCGCAGAGACGGCTGACGGTTCGATCAGCTGGGCGGTGGTAGCGCCCGCGATGGCACTGGTGGTGGCGGTGGTCGCCTGGGGCCTGGGCGCCCCGGACAACTTCGAAAGCGCCGCCTCCGCCATGTTCACCTGGGTTTTGGACAACCTGGGCTGGGCGTTCGTCTTGTTCTCGACGGTATTCGTGGCGTTCGTCGTCGTGATCGCCGCCTCGAAGTTCGGCTCGATCCGGCTGGGGGCCTCCAACGAGCAACCAGAGTTTTCGAACACGTCCTGGATCGCGATGATGTTCGCGGCCGGCATGGGCATCGGCCTGATGTTCTACGGCGCCTCGGAGCCGCTGGCCTTCTACCGCGACGGCGTTCCCGCACACCAGGCCCATGAGGTCGGCACCGCGATGGCGAGCGCCATGTTCCACTGGACCCTGCACCCGTGGGCGATGTACGCCATCGTCGGACTGGCGATCGCGTACTCGACCTACCGCATCGGGCGCCCGCAACTCATCTCGGCCGCCTTCACCCCGCTCATCGGTGAGGCTCGCGCCAACGGGGCGCTCGGCAAGATCATCGACTCCCTGTCCATCTTCGCCACCGTGTTCGGCACCGCCTGCTCACTCGGGCTCGGCGCCCTCCAGATCCGCGCGGGCCTGACCGCGGCCGGAATCGTGGACAACCCCGGCACGGGGCTCATCATCTCGATCGTGTCCGTGCTGACCCTGGCCTTCCTGCTCTCGGCGATGTCCGGGGTGGGGCGGGGCATCCGATACCTGTCGAACGCGAACATGGTCTTCGCCGCGATCCTCGCGCTCGCCGTGTTCGTGCTCGGCCCGACGATCGCGCAGCTCAACCTCCTGCCCGGCTCTGTCGGCGCCTATCTGTCACAGTTCTTCGAGATGGCTGGGCGCACCGCCCAATCCGCCAACGGCACCGCCGGGCAGTGGCTCTCCGGCTGGACGATCTTCTACTGGGCGTGGTGGATTTCCTGGTCACCGTTCGTGGGCATGTTCATCGCGAGGATTTCGCGCGGACGCACCATTCGCGAGTTCTGCATGGGCGTCATGTTCATTCCTGCCGGCCTGTCCACCGTGTGGTTCGCGATCTTTGGCGGCACCGCGATCTCGATGGAGCTTGCCGGCGATTCGATCTACGGAGACGGCTCGGTCGAGTCCCAGCTGTTCAACCTGCTGCACTCGCT is part of the Trueperella abortisuis genome and harbors:
- a CDS encoding BCCT family transporter → MDEKNKDVKQSEPLDANSSATSELAALLSVEQEINAADIQEEPVELAAETADGSISWAVVAPAMALVVAVVAWGLGAPDNFESAASAMFTWVLDNLGWAFVLFSTVFVAFVVVIAASKFGSIRLGASNEQPEFSNTSWIAMMFAAGMGIGLMFYGASEPLAFYRDGVPAHQAHEVGTAMASAMFHWTLHPWAMYAIVGLAIAYSTYRIGRPQLISAAFTPLIGEARANGALGKIIDSLSIFATVFGTACSLGLGALQIRAGLTAAGIVDNPGTGLIISIVSVLTLAFLLSAMSGVGRGIRYLSNANMVFAAILALAVFVLGPTIAQLNLLPGSVGAYLSQFFEMAGRTAQSANGTAGQWLSGWTIFYWAWWISWSPFVGMFIARISRGRTIREFCMGVMFIPAGLSTVWFAIFGGTAISMELAGDSIYGDGSVESQLFNLLHSLPGGFALGLIAVLLLATFFITSADSASTVMASISQGGRATPSPWLSGVWGLLTAAIGLTLLVSGGDGALGNIQSVTIVAATPFLFVVVALMFALVKDLRNDVVYLDQRSQEAFQRQLAVERRHRREREEEKRLNRAFRQAMGRRGPRELRDPWEHRDSSKTE
- a CDS encoding AI-2E family transporter, which gives rise to MMSWLFKRENTPAADAQGAEADAQGAEAAEQKSAGTWGGMVAAPPGMQSALGIPHWLAKFGLGSWMLIGLGIVVVAITWLLGAVTEVFLGVFLSFVLTAVLYPIVTWLSKFMPRTAATALGMLFGFIVFGGMLSYVVYSVANEWDSLASQFQDGVNSILDFFTRDDLPWHLSRQDLSDAISNAVSSGTDWVRSNAGTIAQTVMANASSFAMVMTILALSVFVTFFFLAQGPQMWLWFLNLLPARNRYRTHLGATAGWVSFSGYARGTVIISVINGILAFIFLSIVGVPLSAPLAVLVLIGTFIPLVGAPAAMVVAMIVALATGGLVKFIIVGIGIAGIGQIEGHLLQPLIMGRQVALHPIVVAIGVAAGGFAGGLVGAVIAIPLMAIAWSVYRTLHTGDEELTELPNIPEEKVLPEED
- a CDS encoding ABC transporter substrate-binding protein — its product is MMKKLLAAAAVLALAACSQAPAGSGASETASSAATPSASATATPSATPADEVSAYHHIVATSPETSDMALMLAGPENVAVISASSLSPMGQNPELARQVPERLETGINPDAEQILSYNPDLVVMTTRFDSETGVVQQLRDSGVEVLDFDGHEFDTPELYAEAVKKMGEKLGMPATAAGLTNEFLGRIAQVDADLAKIENKKSPAVLELIARGGKVMAMGANNVVPGLAIRAGATDAGAAAGITRTMPIDAETLLLANPDILFVEDFRGSGLEPFQDLLDNPALADVPAIKNGRVVLLPMNEASSTAGLQMYKGYATIAAEVQK